One segment of Acidovorax sp. DW039 DNA contains the following:
- the gspD gene encoding type II secretion system secretin GspD encodes MPPAATEGNPAAARILKGTGQVIAPPKPSPAIPGTPVSFRFEEAPVAEVVRTVLGDILKVDYVMHPPLQGTVTLSTRTPVTPDQAVFLLESALQANGLALVRDARGTFHAGRADVLKNFGGTVRQFGTPGNPSIPPGLGVVIIPLQYIGAGEMASILKPMVPPEALVRVDSVRNLLVMMGTRTQAEGWMELVNTFDVDLLKGMSVGVFPLKHATVKEVEAALRLVSGAASPAGTAPAAGSGNAATQTPATIASVPGAAAAAGASMSAPALSESSPLFGALRVLPIERINSILVVTPRASYLEEARRWIERIDQPSDGGSEPQLFVYQVQYGNARHLASVLSGLFGGQGAGASTSANTGVAPGLGASTGTSFGQSGFLGGNTFSGGTTGLGGLSSGVNSASRSAASLASAFTGGGGVVNSRSNQANTQGAVSATIGSIRLVSDDLNNSVLVWSTRAEFNRIEATLKRLDLPLTQVLIDASIIEVTLNDDLQYGLKWAFSGDARSGYSGIGSVGSASAVSQGFSYTLRNAAGITKATLTALAEKSLVKMLSNPSLMVLDNHTATIAVGDQIPVKSSTITNDTSGTTSTTIQYKDTGVNLAVTPSVTAGNMVAMQIDQTVTDAGSPDTKTTAGGGERPFLQRQISSKVAVRSGESIVLGGLIKNNQSSKKSGVPLLQDIPLVGNLFTEKVSTGVRTELLVIITPRVVRADVEIKEVSEDLRERLKGLRAIEADLPARGGIAPTAPQPSVMQ; translated from the coding sequence GTGCCTCCTGCAGCCACGGAAGGCAACCCAGCAGCTGCCCGTATTCTCAAAGGAACCGGCCAGGTAATTGCTCCACCAAAGCCTTCTCCTGCAATTCCAGGAACACCTGTTTCATTCCGGTTTGAAGAAGCACCGGTGGCAGAGGTCGTGCGCACCGTGCTGGGTGATATCTTGAAAGTGGACTATGTCATGCATCCCCCACTTCAAGGCACGGTGACTTTATCAACCCGGACACCGGTGACCCCTGATCAAGCGGTTTTCCTTTTGGAAAGCGCGCTGCAGGCCAACGGCCTTGCTTTGGTGAGAGACGCTCGCGGAACCTTTCATGCCGGACGGGCGGACGTACTGAAGAACTTTGGTGGCACCGTTCGTCAATTTGGCACACCGGGCAATCCGTCTATTCCGCCGGGGTTGGGCGTAGTTATCATTCCGCTTCAGTACATCGGTGCGGGCGAAATGGCATCCATTCTCAAGCCCATGGTGCCTCCAGAGGCGTTGGTCCGTGTCGATTCTGTACGCAATCTGCTGGTCATGATGGGTACGCGTACCCAGGCCGAAGGATGGATGGAACTCGTCAATACCTTTGATGTGGACTTGCTCAAAGGCATGTCTGTGGGGGTGTTCCCACTCAAACACGCCACGGTCAAAGAAGTAGAGGCCGCCCTCAGGTTGGTCAGCGGTGCCGCATCGCCTGCAGGCACAGCACCGGCAGCGGGGTCTGGTAATGCGGCTACTCAAACTCCAGCCACGATCGCATCAGTGCCCGGTGCGGCGGCAGCCGCAGGTGCCAGCATGTCTGCCCCAGCACTGAGTGAAAGCAGTCCTTTGTTTGGTGCACTGCGTGTGTTGCCTATCGAGCGTATCAACAGCATTTTGGTCGTTACGCCAAGAGCTTCTTATCTGGAAGAGGCGCGCCGCTGGATTGAGCGGATAGATCAACCAAGCGATGGTGGTTCAGAACCCCAACTCTTTGTCTATCAGGTCCAATATGGCAATGCTCGGCATCTCGCCTCAGTGCTTAGCGGGCTGTTTGGCGGTCAAGGTGCAGGGGCTTCTACAAGTGCCAACACGGGCGTAGCGCCAGGCTTGGGCGCGTCTACCGGCACGTCTTTTGGTCAGTCAGGCTTTTTGGGCGGGAACACATTCAGCGGAGGAACGACCGGATTGGGTGGCCTCAGCTCTGGAGTGAATAGCGCATCCAGAAGTGCCGCGAGTCTTGCCTCTGCATTTACGGGCGGTGGCGGTGTGGTGAACAGTCGTTCTAATCAAGCAAACACACAAGGTGCAGTCAGCGCCACGATCGGAAGCATCAGACTGGTTTCGGACGACCTCAATAACTCAGTGCTGGTATGGTCTACCCGTGCAGAATTCAATCGCATTGAAGCCACCCTGAAGAGGCTGGACCTTCCTCTGACCCAAGTGCTCATTGATGCCAGCATCATTGAAGTGACGTTGAATGATGACCTGCAATACGGCCTCAAGTGGGCATTTAGCGGAGATGCGCGGTCAGGCTACAGCGGGATCGGTTCCGTGGGTTCCGCAAGTGCAGTGAGTCAAGGGTTTTCTTACACCTTGCGCAATGCGGCGGGCATCACCAAAGCCACATTGACCGCTTTGGCTGAAAAATCTTTGGTCAAGATGCTTTCCAACCCGTCGTTGATGGTGCTGGACAACCATACCGCCACTATCGCGGTGGGGGACCAAATTCCTGTAAAAAGCTCTACCATCACTAATGACACCTCTGGTACCACCTCAACAACGATCCAGTACAAGGACACTGGTGTGAACTTGGCTGTGACACCATCCGTCACGGCGGGCAATATGGTGGCAATGCAAATTGATCAGACAGTGACCGACGCTGGCTCGCCAGACACAAAGACCACTGCGGGTGGCGGTGAGCGCCCCTTTCTGCAGCGCCAGATATCCAGCAAAGTGGCCGTCCGTTCGGGCGAATCCATCGTTCTTGGCGGTTTGATCAAAAATAACCAATCTTCAAAGAAGTCAGGTGTGCCTCTACTGCAGGATATTCCATTGGTGGGGAACCTCTTTACAGAAAAAGTCTCCACCGGCGTGCGCACAGAGTTGCTGGTCATCATTACGCCACGTGTGGTCAGGGCTGATGTAGAAATCAAAGAGGTCAGCGAAGACTTGCGTGAGCGGCTGAAGGGCTTGCGCGCGATAGAAGCGGACCTGCCCGCAAGGGGCGGCATAGCACCGACGGCACCACAGCCATCTGTAATGCAGTAA